One window from the genome of Microbulbifer sp. ALW1 encodes:
- the xdhA gene encoding xanthine dehydrogenase small subunit, producing MIEFYLNGRHQQLASVDPNLTVLEWLRTEARLTGTKEGCASGDCGACTVAIGSVEPTKSSGQTSTNVGDRLRYDSVNSCIALVGSLHGKHLITVDGLQSEPAHPVQKEMVECHGAQCGFCTPGIIMSLFALHTESRAAGTTADDAALMESLGGNLCRCTGYRPIVEAGRKAAVQSWEPVDGTGQGSTQNEIDLRGPAWLQNPEMIAELKQVQDNSISVSSESGRRYDAPASLEQLRQLRAEYPQARLIAGGTDLSLEITQFLRDLDHVIAINNIPELQEIREEADGLYLGAAASYRAVEQALASRWPHFHTMLERLGSKQIRNRGTLGGNIGNASPIGDMPPALIALGAELELDSADGVRRLPIEDFFHDYKKTDLRANEFIRGVWIPESQADEQLLIYKISKRLDDDISAVLGAFWFKLDGAIVEDCRLAFGGMAAIPKRALNAELELRGKPWNLSAVARAVSALAEDFSPMTDVRASAEYRQQVAGNLIRRALLDSARSDFKPVKHHADNNHKPLMVSEYA from the coding sequence GTGATCGAGTTCTATCTGAATGGTCGGCATCAGCAGCTGGCGAGCGTCGACCCCAACCTCACCGTGCTGGAATGGCTGCGCACCGAAGCGCGTCTCACCGGTACCAAAGAAGGCTGTGCCTCCGGCGACTGTGGCGCCTGTACCGTGGCCATCGGCTCCGTTGAGCCCACCAAGTCCTCCGGCCAGACATCAACAAACGTCGGTGATCGGCTGCGCTACGACAGCGTCAACAGTTGTATTGCGCTGGTGGGCAGCTTGCACGGCAAGCACCTGATTACCGTGGACGGCCTGCAGAGCGAGCCCGCGCACCCGGTGCAGAAAGAAATGGTGGAATGCCACGGCGCCCAGTGCGGCTTCTGCACCCCGGGCATCATCATGTCCCTGTTTGCGCTGCACACCGAAAGCCGCGCCGCCGGCACCACTGCGGATGACGCGGCACTGATGGAATCCCTCGGCGGCAACCTCTGCCGCTGTACCGGTTACCGGCCGATCGTCGAGGCCGGTCGCAAGGCGGCGGTGCAATCCTGGGAGCCTGTCGATGGGACCGGGCAGGGTTCCACGCAAAACGAAATCGACCTGCGCGGCCCGGCCTGGCTGCAAAACCCGGAAATGATCGCCGAGCTCAAGCAGGTGCAGGACAATTCCATATCGGTAAGCAGCGAGTCCGGTCGTCGCTACGACGCGCCCGCCAGCCTCGAGCAACTGCGCCAACTGCGCGCGGAATATCCCCAGGCGCGTCTGATTGCCGGCGGTACCGACCTGTCCCTGGAAATCACCCAGTTCCTGCGCGACCTCGACCACGTTATCGCGATCAACAATATCCCGGAGCTACAGGAAATCCGTGAAGAAGCCGACGGCCTCTACCTGGGCGCCGCCGCCAGTTACCGCGCGGTCGAGCAGGCGCTGGCAAGTCGCTGGCCACATTTCCACACCATGCTTGAGCGCCTCGGTTCCAAACAGATTCGTAACCGCGGCACCCTCGGCGGCAACATCGGCAACGCCTCCCCCATCGGCGACATGCCGCCGGCACTGATCGCCCTCGGCGCCGAACTGGAACTGGATAGCGCAGACGGCGTGCGCCGACTGCCGATCGAGGACTTTTTCCACGATTACAAAAAAACCGACCTGCGCGCGAATGAATTCATTCGCGGTGTATGGATTCCGGAATCCCAGGCCGACGAGCAACTGCTGATCTACAAAATTTCCAAACGCCTGGACGACGATATTTCTGCGGTGCTGGGCGCCTTCTGGTTCAAGCTCGACGGCGCCATTGTGGAAGACTGCCGCCTGGCCTTTGGCGGCATGGCCGCCATTCCCAAGCGCGCACTGAACGCCGAGTTGGAACTGCGCGGAAAGCCCTGGAATTTAAGCGCTGTCGCGCGCGCCGTGAGCGCCCTCGCCGAGGACTTCTCCCCCATGACCGATGTGCGCGCCTCCGCGGAATACCGCCAGCAGGTGGCCGGCAACCTGATCCGCCGCGCTCTTTTGGATTCTGCCCGCAGCGACTTCAAACCCGTCAAACACCACGCGGACAATAATCACAAACCATTGATGGTGAGCGAATATGCGTAA
- a CDS encoding TetR/AcrR family transcriptional regulator gives MPRQKSTETDDLARALEMAPEAEGASKPGRKKRPGKIRVRNRELILSAAEEEFAQNGFRGTTIQRIAERAELPKSNVLYYFSNKERIYTALFDTITGRWNAMLESIKPEDDPAMTLARFIKAKVEMSRTHPLASRLFAMEVIQGAPVLKEHLRTSMRDWVRDRSGVMQQWIDEGRMAPVDPVQLILLIWSSTQHYADFQTQILMIENKAEYTREDFDHAAKFLIDVVLRGCGLEVPDFDSVVVDLELNA, from the coding sequence ATGCCCCGCCAGAAATCCACCGAAACCGACGATCTCGCTCGCGCCCTGGAAATGGCCCCCGAGGCTGAAGGCGCCTCTAAACCCGGCCGCAAAAAACGCCCGGGCAAGATTCGCGTCCGCAATCGCGAGCTGATCCTGTCCGCGGCGGAGGAAGAGTTCGCCCAGAATGGCTTCCGCGGTACCACCATCCAGCGCATTGCCGAGCGCGCGGAACTTCCCAAGTCCAACGTGCTTTACTACTTCAGTAACAAGGAGCGTATCTACACCGCGCTGTTCGACACCATCACCGGGCGCTGGAACGCGATGCTGGAGTCGATCAAACCGGAAGACGACCCGGCCATGACCCTGGCGCGCTTCATCAAGGCCAAGGTGGAAATGTCGCGCACCCATCCGCTGGCCTCGCGCCTGTTTGCGATGGAGGTGATTCAAGGCGCACCGGTGCTGAAAGAGCACCTGCGCACCAGTATGCGCGACTGGGTGCGGGACCGTTCCGGGGTAATGCAGCAGTGGATCGACGAGGGGCGTATGGCGCCGGTGGACCCGGTGCAGCTGATTCTGCTGATCTGGTCTTCTACCCAGCACTACGCGGATTTCCAGACCCAGATCCTCATGATCGAAAACAAGGCGGAATACACCCGCGAGGATTTTGATCACGCGGCGAAGTTTTTGATCGACGTGGTCTTGCGGGGATGCGGGCTGGAGGTGCCTGACTTTGACTCGGTGGTTGTGGATCTCGAGCTTAATGCGTAG
- the xdhB gene encoding xanthine dehydrogenase molybdopterin binding subunit, with protein MRKLPDVSNTEDSAKDRTNSARGVAGNSAMHDSAWKHVRGEARYIDDLPEPEGLLHAAVGQSSHAHANIKSMDLSAVRAYPGVVAVLTVDDVPGHIDIGPVFPGDPVLANGLVEHVGQPLFAVAATSLRAARQAARLAKVEYEPLDHAVTVHDALKKQIFVRPDHTQQRGDYEKALNEAPHRLQGEINVGGQEHFYLEGQACLVEPTEDAGVHVHTSSQHPSEVQTLVAEVLNLPIHEVTVEVRRMGGGFGGKETQAAPLACVAALLARHTGRAVKYRLARYDDMVQTGKRHDFYNTYDLGFDDDGVLQGADIMVAGRCGYSPDLSDAIVDRAMFHSDNAYSLGPARVLGHRCKTHTVSNTAFRGFGGPQGMMTIEMAMDDIARHLNLDPLDVRKRNLYRPGRDTTHYGQVVEQHVLGDLIEKLEASADYRQRREEIKRFNSDNPVLKRGISLTPVKFGISFTVQHLNQAGALVHIYTDGSILVNHGGTEMGQGLYIKVAQVVAAAFQVDLDKIKVTSTRTDKVPNTSPTAASSGSDLNGMAALDACEKIKANLAEYAAKKFGVPESEVRFANNQVIAGEHAVDWAEFVQGAYTARIPLFSSGYYQTPKIHYDRNTGTGRPFYYYANGAACSEVIVDTLTGEYRILRTDILHDVGQSLNPAIDIGQIEGAFVQGAGWLTTEELVYADDGRLLSNGPATYKIPAVSDAPLDFRVTLLENSPNKEATVFRSKAVGEPPFMLGMAVWSALRDAIASIADYRHSTPLDTPATPERVLGAITRTQQWVEAQAAELSTEQAAQKAQEGEPA; from the coding sequence ATGCGTAAACTCCCAGACGTTTCCAACACAGAAGACAGCGCAAAAGATCGAACCAATTCCGCCCGCGGCGTCGCCGGCAATTCCGCCATGCACGACAGCGCCTGGAAACACGTGCGCGGTGAAGCGCGCTATATCGACGACCTGCCGGAACCGGAAGGCTTGCTGCACGCAGCGGTGGGCCAGAGCAGTCACGCCCACGCCAACATCAAATCCATGGACCTGTCCGCGGTACGCGCCTATCCCGGTGTGGTCGCCGTGCTCACCGTCGACGACGTGCCCGGGCATATCGATATAGGCCCGGTGTTCCCCGGCGACCCGGTGCTCGCCAATGGCCTGGTGGAGCACGTGGGCCAACCATTGTTTGCGGTCGCCGCCACCAGCCTGCGCGCAGCGCGCCAGGCCGCGCGTCTGGCAAAAGTGGAATACGAACCACTGGATCACGCGGTTACTGTGCACGACGCATTGAAGAAACAGATTTTTGTGCGCCCGGACCACACCCAACAGCGTGGCGACTACGAAAAAGCCCTGAACGAAGCGCCCCATCGCCTCCAGGGCGAAATCAATGTGGGCGGTCAGGAGCACTTTTATCTCGAGGGACAGGCATGCCTGGTAGAACCCACCGAAGATGCCGGCGTGCATGTGCACACCTCCAGCCAGCATCCCTCGGAAGTGCAGACCCTGGTCGCCGAAGTACTGAACCTGCCGATTCACGAAGTCACCGTAGAAGTGCGCCGCATGGGTGGCGGCTTCGGCGGCAAAGAAACCCAGGCGGCACCGCTGGCCTGCGTGGCCGCCCTGCTCGCCCGCCACACAGGACGCGCGGTGAAATACCGCCTCGCCCGTTACGATGACATGGTGCAGACCGGCAAGCGCCACGATTTTTACAACACCTACGACCTCGGTTTTGACGACGACGGCGTGTTGCAGGGCGCGGACATCATGGTTGCCGGTCGCTGTGGTTATTCACCGGACCTGTCCGATGCGATTGTCGACCGCGCCATGTTCCACTCGGACAATGCCTACAGTCTCGGTCCGGCCCGTGTGCTTGGCCACCGCTGCAAAACCCACACAGTTTCCAACACCGCCTTTCGCGGTTTCGGTGGCCCCCAGGGGATGATGACCATTGAAATGGCCATGGACGACATCGCCCGCCATCTCAACCTGGACCCGCTGGATGTGCGCAAGCGCAATCTCTATCGCCCCGGCCGCGATACCACCCACTACGGACAGGTAGTGGAACAGCACGTGCTGGGCGACCTGATCGAAAAGCTGGAAGCGAGCGCCGATTACCGCCAGCGCCGCGAGGAAATCAAACGCTTCAACAGCGACAACCCGGTACTCAAACGCGGCATTTCCCTCACCCCGGTGAAATTCGGTATTTCCTTTACCGTACAGCACCTCAACCAGGCCGGTGCCCTGGTGCATATCTACACCGATGGCAGCATCCTGGTGAACCACGGCGGCACCGAGATGGGACAGGGCCTCTACATCAAGGTGGCACAGGTCGTAGCGGCCGCCTTCCAGGTGGATCTCGACAAGATCAAGGTCACCTCCACCCGCACCGACAAGGTACCCAACACCTCCCCCACTGCCGCCTCTTCCGGTTCCGACCTGAACGGCATGGCGGCGCTGGACGCCTGCGAAAAAATCAAAGCCAACCTGGCCGAGTACGCCGCGAAAAAATTCGGTGTGCCGGAGAGCGAAGTGCGCTTCGCCAACAACCAGGTAATCGCCGGCGAGCACGCAGTGGATTGGGCCGAGTTTGTACAGGGCGCCTACACCGCGCGTATCCCGCTGTTTTCCAGCGGCTATTACCAGACCCCGAAAATCCACTACGACCGCAACACCGGAACCGGCCGTCCCTTCTATTACTACGCCAACGGCGCCGCCTGCTCGGAAGTGATCGTCGACACCCTCACCGGGGAATACCGGATACTGCGCACAGACATCCTCCACGACGTGGGCCAGTCCCTGAACCCGGCCATCGACATCGGCCAGATCGAAGGGGCTTTTGTGCAGGGCGCGGGCTGGCTGACCACCGAAGAGCTAGTCTACGCCGACGATGGCCGCCTGCTCAGTAACGGCCCCGCCACCTACAAGATCCCGGCAGTATCCGACGCGCCGCTGGATTTCCGGGTGACGCTGCTGGAAAACAGCCCCAACAAAGAGGCCACCGTGTTCCGCTCCAAAGCCGTGGGCGAACCGCCCTTCATGCTCGGCATGGCGGTCTGGTCTGCCCTGCGTGATGCCATCGCCAGTATTGCCGACTACCGTCACAGCACCCCGCTGGACACCCCGGCCACCCCGGAACGGGTACTCGGCGCCATCACCCGTACCCAGCAGTGGGTGGAGGCCCAGGCGGCAGAGTTATCCACAGAGCAGGCCGCGCAAAAAGCGCAGGAGGGCGAGCCCGCATGA